TTCAAGGCGTACGCCGGAACCATCGCCCAACACGGGGGCGATGAATTGACGGCGTTGTTTCCGGAAGGGAGCTTGAATCACCCGACGCGGACGCTTCCTTCCGTGTGGGCCGATTGGGATCATTTCGTGAAGTTGGCGCAGGAACTCGAACGGACAGCGGGGTCTTTGGCATCGGCGGTGCCCGCTGAACGGGAAGCCCTGTTCAAGCGGTTACGGCGCACCTGCGCGGATTGCCACCGGTCTTTCCGCACGAAGAAGTGATATGCCGCTTCGCGGCTGATCGTCCGGTGGGGGTCCCGGCCGGTGATGTTCTCTCCCTTGATGCGACATTCGGCAGTGTCTTCATTGCTGTCTCCATTGGCGGCTGTGTGAGGCGCGGACCGGTCATGGCCCGTGCGGCGGATTTCTGCCGGCCTGGATTTCGCGGATGCGGTCCGGCCAAGTGGAGCGGATGTAGGAGAGCACGTCCCAGATCTCGTCGTCGGTCATGGCGTCGCCGAGGCCCGGCATG
The DNA window shown above is from Deltaproteobacteria bacterium and carries:
- a CDS encoding cytochrome c → MGGPEPMRSGLVAVAVLTWVLITPAGVSGHRDATGIVKQRMDAMTSMGGAMKELGKMIRGTQHDDAERFKAYAGTIAQHGGDELTALFPEGSLNHPTRTLPSVWADWDHFVKLAQELERTAGSLASAVPAEREALFKRLRRTCADCHRSFRTKK